A genomic stretch from bacterium includes:
- a CDS encoding amidohydrolase family protein: MPHDLVIRNGQLIDGTGAPSVRGDLAIDGDTITAVGQVDGEGAREIDAAGHAVTPGFVDIHTHLDAQIGWDPYLTPISWHGVTTALLGNCGVTFAPVRPNDADTLANMMETVEDIPADAILGGLPWNWEGYGGYLDAVEGLDPAINVAGLVGHCAVRFYVMGERAVDEQPTAEELARMGEVVAESIQAGAVGFSTSRIIGHRLPDGRDVPGTHAAHEELVAIAEAVKGAGGGLMQNVLNLAGDFEGELELIRKQAEATGDRVLFSITAGNSDASGRLFTDRIAKLRESGLDVNGIAIPRGSGFVSGLMATMPWGFGAWKALAEKDFAGRLAAIRDPDMVAALVADAREDRGFFAQTPKFWLGDGETPNYVFDAESDLETLAKRAGEEPAETWLRLSRESDGEALFCMRLFNPNLRAVADLISLGDVLPGLGDAGAHVGQVMDAGWCSFVLSHWVREEQLFTVEEAVRRMSSAPARIIGARDRGTLAVGKKADVNVIDLGRVSERMPEFVHDFPGGAGRFVQKGRGFRATICNGVPILENDEHVGARSGRVLRS, translated from the coding sequence ATGCCTCACGACCTCGTCATCCGGAACGGCCAGCTGATCGACGGAACCGGCGCCCCGAGCGTGCGCGGCGACCTCGCGATCGACGGCGACACGATCACCGCCGTCGGGCAGGTCGACGGCGAGGGCGCGCGCGAGATCGACGCCGCAGGGCACGCGGTCACGCCGGGCTTCGTCGACATCCATACCCATCTCGACGCGCAGATCGGCTGGGATCCCTACCTGACGCCGATCAGCTGGCACGGCGTCACGACGGCGCTCCTCGGCAACTGCGGCGTGACCTTCGCGCCGGTCCGACCGAACGACGCCGACACCCTGGCCAACATGATGGAGACGGTCGAGGACATTCCGGCGGACGCGATCCTCGGCGGCCTTCCCTGGAACTGGGAGGGGTACGGCGGCTATCTCGACGCGGTCGAGGGGCTCGATCCGGCGATCAACGTCGCGGGTCTGGTCGGTCACTGCGCCGTCCGCTTCTACGTCATGGGCGAGCGCGCGGTCGACGAGCAGCCGACCGCGGAGGAGCTCGCCCGGATGGGCGAAGTCGTCGCCGAGTCGATCCAGGCCGGCGCCGTCGGCTTCTCGACCTCGCGGATCATCGGCCACCGTCTTCCCGACGGCCGCGACGTGCCCGGAACCCACGCCGCCCACGAGGAGCTGGTCGCCATCGCCGAGGCCGTGAAGGGCGCGGGCGGGGGCCTCATGCAGAACGTCCTGAATCTGGCGGGCGACTTCGAAGGCGAGCTGGAGCTGATCCGCAAGCAGGCGGAGGCCACCGGCGACCGCGTCCTCTTCTCGATCACCGCGGGCAACTCCGATGCCTCCGGGCGACTCTTCACCGACCGCATCGCGAAGCTTCGCGAGTCGGGGCTCGACGTGAACGGGATCGCGATTCCTCGGGGCTCCGGCTTCGTCTCCGGGCTGATGGCGACGATGCCCTGGGGATTCGGCGCCTGGAAGGCGTTGGCGGAGAAGGACTTCGCGGGCCGACTCGCGGCGATCCGGGATCCGGACATGGTGGCTGCGCTGGTGGCGGACGCGCGCGAGGACCGGGGCTTCTTCGCGCAGACGCCCAAGTTCTGGCTGGGAGACGGCGAGACGCCCAACTACGTGTTCGACGCGGAGAGCGACCTCGAGACCCTGGCGAAGCGGGCGGGCGAGGAGCCCGCCGAAACCTGGCTCCGACTCAGCCGCGAGAGCGACGGCGAAGCGCTCTTCTGCATGCGCTTGTTCAACCCGAACCTGCGCGCGGTGGCCGACCTGATCTCGCTCGGCGACGTGCTGCCGGGGCTGGGGGACGCCGGAGCGCACGTGGGGCAGGTGATGGACGCGGGCTGGTGCTCCTTCGTCCTGTCGCACTGGGTACGTGAGGAACAGCTCTTCACCGTCGAGGAAGCCGTCCGACGGATGAGTTCTGCGCCGGCGCGGATCATCGGCGCCCGGGATCGTGGCACCCTCGCGGTCGGCAAGAAGGCGGACGTGAACGTGATCGACCTCGGTCGCGTGAGCGAGCGGATGCCGGAGTTCGTGCACGACTTCCCCGGCGGCGCTGGGCGCTTCGTCCAGAAGGGACGCGGCTTCCGAGCGACGATCTGCAACGGGGTCCCGATCCTCGAGAACGACGAGCACGTGGGCGCGCGAAGCGGCCGCGTCCTGCGGTCCTGA
- a CDS encoding cytochrome P450 — MNGRGNLPDDFDFDPFDPSSFDDPYPAWAMLREHAPAYRRPTAEARVWPHFWMITRAHDVNDALADWRTFSSATGTLIDTDISLIPPNIFNMDPPRHDELRAILARVLTPARVAGLEEGVRASATEVLEPLLEGGGFDLATQYSQLIPTLTMCELMDLPISDRGRFLQWNMDTLAGNDFTSDAALRAYEEMGNYWTDLVAERRVQRGNDLISQILHNQGDVDPLSDEEVGGFCSLLHDASQNTTMNMIAGGALALAAFPDERRKLVDEPGRWGRALEELLRFVSPVQGLARSTTRDVEIGGETIPAGEQVLLCYGSANHDPTVFPDPEVLDLERDAKNHWTFGHGIHFCLGNAVARLETRIALEVLTDRIPDYAVDPDEVVRNQLVPTRGVSRAPLAFEPGQVRAART, encoded by the coding sequence ATGAACGGCCGCGGCAACCTGCCCGACGACTTCGATTTCGATCCCTTCGATCCGTCCTCCTTCGACGATCCCTATCCGGCCTGGGCGATGTTGCGGGAGCACGCGCCGGCCTACCGCCGTCCGACCGCGGAGGCGCGAGTCTGGCCGCATTTCTGGATGATCACCCGCGCGCACGACGTGAACGACGCCCTGGCGGACTGGCGGACCTTCTCGTCGGCGACGGGAACGCTGATCGACACCGACATCTCGCTGATTCCGCCCAACATCTTCAACATGGACCCGCCCCGCCACGACGAGCTGCGCGCGATCCTGGCGCGGGTGCTGACGCCGGCGCGGGTGGCTGGACTCGAGGAGGGAGTCCGGGCGAGCGCGACCGAGGTGCTCGAGCCGCTCCTCGAAGGCGGCGGCTTCGATCTCGCGACGCAGTACTCACAGCTGATCCCGACGCTCACGATGTGCGAGCTGATGGACCTGCCGATCTCCGATCGCGGGCGGTTCCTGCAGTGGAACATGGACACGCTCGCCGGAAACGATTTCACGAGCGACGCGGCGCTGCGGGCCTATGAAGAGATGGGCAACTACTGGACCGATCTCGTGGCCGAACGTCGCGTACAGCGGGGGAACGACCTGATCTCCCAGATCCTGCACAACCAGGGGGACGTCGACCCGCTCTCCGACGAAGAGGTCGGCGGCTTCTGCTCGCTCCTCCATGACGCGTCCCAGAACACGACCATGAACATGATCGCCGGCGGCGCGCTCGCCCTCGCGGCGTTCCCGGACGAGCGACGCAAGCTGGTCGACGAGCCCGGACGGTGGGGCCGCGCGCTCGAGGAGCTGCTCCGCTTCGTTTCGCCGGTCCAGGGGCTCGCGCGCTCGACCACCCGGGACGTCGAGATCGGCGGTGAGACGATTCCTGCAGGCGAGCAGGTGCTGCTCTGCTACGGCTCGGCGAATCACGACCCGACCGTGTTTCCGGATCCCGAAGTCCTCGATCTCGAGCGCGACGCGAAGAACCACTGGACCTTCGGCCACGGGATCCACTTCTGTCTCGGGAACGCCGTGGCGCGACTCGAGACGCGCATCGCCCTCGAAGTATTGACCGATCGGATTCCCGACTACGCGGTCGACCCGGACGAGGTCGTGCGAAACCAGCTCGTCCCGACGCGCGGGGTCAGCCGCGCGCCGCTCGCGTTCGAGCCGGGGCAGGTGAGGGCGGCGCGGACGTGA
- a CDS encoding cytochrome P450, with protein MSEAGEGGRMTVDEAYRFDPTDPEQAKDFERMARIRREKPVCRPAEGVVLTTRYEDTAKGFRDAKRYSSVGDMRAPGVVVPEEESFLGEIDAPLHPKIRRILLKGFTRSQARDAESWTRAEVKRRLAGIVERGGGDLMAELGIPLPGSVSAHSLGIPDALHDEVMGWCNDLLHSTWPTTGETEKGKGIEACFPELAACLDEMIRERAEGGHGTPDDLLSLMVRSKTDDGWSIGAHHARTLVVNILAGSLSASYMLGNLFYRMLTDAGFTAALRRDATLIPKAVEESLRLEAPVTFLMRTAREDGELGGCPIQAGDHIMLHIGAANRDPEVYPDPESFRLDREDPPEHLSFGIGPHICLGNHLTRLVGRVALEELLAVLAERDVTLAPGFTWECVQHLQEYGPERLDVVVVGLD; from the coding sequence GTGAGCGAAGCAGGCGAGGGCGGGCGAATGACCGTGGACGAGGCGTATCGGTTCGACCCGACCGATCCGGAGCAGGCCAAGGACTTCGAGCGGATGGCTCGGATCCGGCGCGAGAAGCCGGTGTGTCGTCCGGCGGAAGGGGTCGTGCTCACCACGCGCTACGAGGACACGGCGAAGGGCTTTCGCGATGCGAAGCGCTACTCGAGCGTGGGCGACATGCGCGCGCCGGGCGTGGTCGTGCCCGAGGAGGAGAGCTTCCTCGGCGAGATCGACGCGCCGCTCCATCCGAAGATCCGCCGCATCCTGCTGAAGGGCTTCACGCGGAGTCAGGCCCGGGACGCGGAGTCGTGGACGCGGGCGGAGGTGAAGCGGCGGCTCGCCGGGATCGTCGAGCGGGGCGGAGGCGACCTGATGGCGGAGCTCGGAATTCCGCTGCCGGGCTCGGTGTCGGCGCACTCTCTGGGGATTCCGGATGCGCTCCACGACGAGGTCATGGGGTGGTGCAACGACCTGCTCCACAGCACCTGGCCGACGACCGGGGAGACCGAGAAGGGCAAGGGGATCGAGGCCTGCTTTCCGGAGCTCGCCGCCTGCCTCGACGAGATGATTCGCGAACGGGCGGAGGGGGGGCACGGCACGCCGGACGATCTCTTGTCGTTGATGGTCCGGTCGAAGACCGACGATGGCTGGTCGATCGGCGCGCACCATGCGCGGACGCTCGTCGTGAACATCCTCGCGGGCTCGCTCTCGGCCAGCTACATGCTCGGCAACCTCTTCTACCGGATGCTGACCGACGCGGGCTTCACGGCGGCGCTCCGGCGGGACGCCACCCTGATCCCGAAGGCCGTCGAGGAGTCCCTGCGGCTCGAGGCCCCGGTCACGTTCCTGATGCGGACGGCCCGGGAGGACGGGGAGCTCGGTGGCTGCCCCATCCAGGCAGGTGACCACATCATGCTCCACATCGGCGCTGCGAACCGGGATCCCGAGGTCTACCCCGATCCCGAATCCTTCCGGCTCGACCGCGAGGACCCACCGGAGCACCTCTCATTCGGGATCGGGCCACACATCTGCCTGGGCAACCACCTGACGCGCCTGGTCGGCCGTGTGGCCCTCGAGGAGTTGCTCGCCGTCCTGGCCGAGCGTGACGTGACCCTCGCGCCGGGCTTCACCTGGGAGTGCGTGCAGCACCTGCAGGAGTACGGGCCCGAACGCCTCGACGTGGTCGTCGTCGGCCTCGACTAG
- a CDS encoding SDR family oxidoreductase: MTASNDERRTVVVTGATGGVGRGIALACAEAGWQVWIAARREKEGSEVAAEVDARGGRGRFVSCDVGDPRSAHAAIATIVEADGRLDGVVHNATSGLSPVPVALAEVSLADFQDHVNVALRALHSLARASFDALKASQGSLLLMTSEAGFEGKAKLSPYAGVKGAQRGFARALAREWGRDGVRVNSIAPLASTPAMERAFEMDPAMAERVLGRNPLRRLGDSTEDIGRAARFLLSDDARYVTGHTLMVDGGSCPAV, translated from the coding sequence ATGACCGCTTCGAACGACGAACGACGCACGGTCGTGGTCACCGGCGCCACCGGCGGCGTCGGCCGCGGCATCGCCCTCGCCTGCGCCGAGGCCGGATGGCAGGTCTGGATCGCGGCGCGGCGCGAGAAGGAAGGGAGCGAAGTGGCCGCCGAGGTCGACGCGCGCGGAGGACGAGGCCGTTTCGTCTCCTGCGACGTCGGCGATCCGCGCTCCGCCCACGCCGCGATCGCGACGATCGTCGAGGCCGACGGGCGCCTCGACGGCGTCGTGCACAACGCGACGAGCGGCCTCTCGCCGGTTCCCGTCGCGCTCGCCGAAGTTTCCCTCGCAGACTTCCAGGATCACGTGAACGTCGCTCTGCGCGCGCTCCACAGCCTCGCTCGCGCGAGCTTCGACGCGCTCAAGGCGAGCCAGGGCTCGCTCCTCCTGATGACCTCCGAGGCGGGCTTCGAGGGCAAGGCGAAGCTGTCGCCCTACGCCGGCGTGAAGGGGGCCCAGCGCGGATTCGCCCGGGCTCTCGCTCGCGAGTGGGGTCGGGACGGGGTGCGCGTCAACTCGATCGCGCCGCTGGCCTCGACCCCGGCGATGGAGCGCGCGTTCGAGATGGATCCCGCCATGGCCGAACGCGTGCTGGGCCGCAATCCGCTCCGGCGCCTCGGCGACTCGACCGAGGACATCGGTCGCGCGGCGCGCTTCCTGCTTTCGGACGACGCCCGCTACGTCACGGGGCACACGCTCATGGTCGACGGCGGAAGCTGTCCCGCCGTCTAG
- a CDS encoding SDR family oxidoreductase, translating to MPDARPLLLASEAAETRDLAKALDADFSPLPDVARPETFEAWRSGVVDEAPCDRIVVAGWRAPTDPKDLVLLDEAEWVRRFEAPWLLWNFALGAAGRRCADGGAIVAVCQAPAALDAPGRTPELSIADGVLSLVRSVAAAEGARGVRANLVTTPIGLTGEDVIAPAPPLAGFPGTIDTHVAGAVRSFLSDDAAGLTGRMLSADGGRSL from the coding sequence ATGCCCGACGCCCGACCGCTCCTCCTGGCCAGCGAAGCCGCCGAGACGCGAGATCTCGCGAAAGCGCTGGATGCCGACTTCTCACCCCTTCCCGACGTCGCCCGACCGGAAACCTTCGAGGCGTGGCGCAGCGGCGTCGTCGACGAGGCGCCGTGCGACCGGATCGTCGTCGCCGGCTGGCGCGCGCCGACGGATCCGAAGGATCTCGTTCTGCTCGACGAAGCGGAGTGGGTCCGACGCTTCGAGGCGCCCTGGCTGCTCTGGAACTTTGCACTCGGGGCCGCGGGCCGACGCTGCGCCGACGGGGGCGCGATCGTCGCCGTGTGCCAGGCGCCGGCGGCCCTCGACGCGCCCGGTCGAACGCCCGAGCTGTCGATCGCCGACGGCGTGCTCTCGCTCGTTCGGTCGGTCGCGGCCGCCGAAGGGGCGCGCGGCGTGCGCGCCAACCTGGTCACGACGCCCATCGGCCTGACCGGCGAAGACGTGATCGCCCCGGCCCCGCCCCTCGCAGGCTTTCCGGGCACGATCGACACCCACGTGGCCGGCGCCGTGCGCAGCTTCCTGTCCGACGACGCGGCGGGCCTGACTGGCCGGATGCTATCCGCCGACGGAGGACGCTCGCTATGA
- a CDS encoding SDR family oxidoreductase yields the protein MSAAESTSSLEGRVAIVTGGASGIGRATCEALCLAGAAVVVSDLNATGAEGVAEGLRSGGGEAIGVETDVGDEDSIAAMVDAAVSRFGRLDILHNNAADSDPALMGRDLTVTEMDVAVWDRTMRVNLRGPMLGCKHAIPHMIAGGGGAIVNTSSASGLTGDASRSAYAASKAGLRSLTESVAAQYGKQGVRSNAIAPGVISTPALAANVPADQIEVYAENTLTTRLGRPEDIAAAVVFLASDAAAFITGQVISVDGGLLAHHPTMAELQKRIGSAQEEVS from the coding sequence GTGTCGGCAGCGGAATCCACCTCGTCCCTCGAAGGTCGCGTCGCGATCGTGACGGGGGGTGCGTCCGGGATCGGTCGTGCGACCTGCGAGGCCCTCTGTCTGGCGGGCGCGGCGGTCGTCGTCTCCGACCTGAACGCGACAGGGGCGGAGGGGGTCGCGGAAGGGCTTCGGAGCGGCGGGGGCGAGGCGATCGGGGTCGAGACGGACGTCGGCGACGAGGATTCGATCGCGGCGATGGTGGACGCGGCCGTCTCGCGCTTCGGGCGCCTCGACATCCTGCACAACAACGCGGCCGACTCGGATCCTGCGCTGATGGGGCGCGACCTCACGGTGACGGAGATGGACGTCGCGGTCTGGGATCGGACGATGCGCGTCAACCTGCGCGGTCCGATGCTCGGCTGCAAGCACGCGATCCCGCACATGATCGCCGGCGGCGGCGGGGCGATCGTGAACACCTCCTCGGCCTCGGGTCTGACCGGCGATGCCTCGCGATCGGCGTACGCGGCCTCCAAGGCCGGGCTCCGCTCGCTGACCGAATCCGTCGCCGCGCAATACGGCAAGCAGGGCGTTCGTTCGAACGCCATCGCGCCGGGCGTGATCTCGACTCCCGCCCTCGCGGCGAACGTGCCCGCGGACCAGATCGAGGTCTACGCCGAGAACACGCTCACGACCCGGCTCGGACGGCCGGAGGACATCGCCGCGGCGGTCGTGTTCCTGGCTTCGGACGCCGCGGCGTTCATCACGGGACAAGTGATCTCGGTCGACGGCGGGCTCCTTGCCCACCATCCCACGATGGCCGAGCTGCAGAAGCGGATCGGCTCTGCGCAGGAGGAAGTTTCATGA
- a CDS encoding nuclear transport factor 2 family protein, whose protein sequence is MSKAAFDALFEKYTKAVTATDVDTIVSIYAPEAKIQIPVGGPVHDGIDAINTFYRENELAESLAIAGPACVAGNEAAIPLRAVVVQGGRRLELDVIDVAEIDDEGRVLSMRAFFDLEGAREL, encoded by the coding sequence ATGAGCAAGGCGGCTTTCGACGCCCTCTTCGAGAAGTACACGAAGGCCGTGACGGCGACGGACGTCGACACGATCGTTTCGATCTACGCGCCCGAGGCGAAGATCCAGATCCCGGTCGGCGGGCCGGTCCACGACGGGATCGACGCGATCAACACGTTCTACCGGGAGAACGAGCTCGCGGAGTCCCTCGCGATCGCGGGGCCCGCCTGCGTGGCCGGCAACGAAGCGGCGATCCCGCTCCGGGCCGTCGTCGTCCAGGGGGGGCGAAGGCTCGAGCTCGACGTGATCGACGTCGCCGAGATCGACGACGAGGGCCGCGTCCTCAGCATGCGCGCCTTCTTCGACCTCGAAGGCGCCCGGGAGCTCTAG
- a CDS encoding SDR family oxidoreductase, producing MSRLDDRVALVTGAARGVGAQVAKTLVEAGARVVLADVLVPEGEKVASELGGDASFQPLDVTKEDEWARGVAATLERHGRIDVLVNNAAILHLGTVENTPPDVFRRVLDVNTVGPYLGTRAVLGAMKQQGSGSIVHISSIDGLVGMNGVCAYSASKFGVRGLAKSTALELGRAGIRVNSVCAAGGNPEMYGPWIEKMVSFMEQTQAYQENRGIPGGATFEQIAQAVLYLASDASAGVTGIDLPVDGGATAGKWIEGFNSL from the coding sequence ATGTCCCGTCTCGATGATCGTGTCGCCCTCGTGACCGGCGCGGCCCGCGGCGTCGGCGCCCAGGTGGCGAAGACGCTGGTCGAGGCCGGCGCGAGGGTGGTGCTCGCCGATGTCCTCGTTCCCGAGGGCGAGAAGGTGGCGAGCGAGCTCGGGGGCGACGCCTCCTTTCAGCCCCTCGACGTCACGAAGGAAGACGAGTGGGCTCGGGGTGTCGCGGCGACGCTCGAGCGCCACGGCCGGATCGACGTGCTGGTGAACAACGCCGCCATCCTCCACCTCGGGACGGTCGAGAACACGCCCCCGGACGTGTTCCGGCGCGTCCTCGACGTCAACACGGTCGGCCCGTATCTGGGCACGCGCGCGGTGCTCGGGGCGATGAAGCAGCAGGGAAGCGGCTCGATCGTCCACATCTCGTCGATCGACGGACTCGTCGGGATGAACGGCGTGTGCGCCTACTCGGCGAGCAAGTTCGGGGTGCGCGGGCTCGCGAAATCGACCGCCCTCGAGCTGGGGCGCGCGGGGATCCGGGTCAACTCGGTCTGTGCCGCCGGCGGCAACCCGGAGATGTACGGGCCCTGGATCGAGAAGATGGTCTCCTTCATGGAGCAGACCCAGGCCTACCAGGAGAACCGCGGCATCCCTGGCGGCGCGACGTTCGAGCAGATCGCCCAGGCCGTGCTCTACCTGGCGTCGGACGCCAGCGCGGGCGTCACGGGCATCGACCTGCCCGTCGACGGCGGCGCGACGGCGGGCAAATGGATCGAGGGGTTCAATTCTTTGTGA
- a CDS encoding Rieske (2Fe-2S) protein, whose amino-acid sequence MARFPFGIPNSWYVVAYSHEVAKGEVQKLTYFDRELVLFRGESGEPAVLDAYCAHLGAHLGVGGEVVGDTLRCPFHGWRWDGEGHCAEIPYAKRIPGSARVGRLPVVERNGMIFAWYHAEGGEPTFEIPTVAGWDEPGWLGRWLTWEWTVKTHPQEMGENGIDWPHFDHVHHMPVPDDRSCEFRDGSFLWQVGGTKPLAHLEGEDELTMHGENWGMGFSWLRQAGHYDTVVATGLTPIDGETTHVRMGVIARIGDAEEDSVREEIRTYMAEHAVFAEQDFAIWENKKFRARPGLCEDDGPIADYRRWAAQFYSPSTAMPPGEGI is encoded by the coding sequence ATGGCCCGATTTCCCTTCGGCATCCCGAACAGCTGGTACGTCGTCGCCTACTCGCACGAAGTTGCGAAAGGCGAGGTCCAAAAGCTCACGTACTTCGACCGCGAGCTCGTGCTCTTCCGCGGCGAGAGCGGTGAGCCGGCGGTCCTCGACGCCTACTGCGCCCATCTCGGCGCCCATCTCGGCGTCGGCGGCGAGGTCGTCGGCGACACGCTCCGCTGTCCGTTCCACGGCTGGCGCTGGGACGGGGAGGGGCATTGCGCGGAGATTCCCTATGCAAAGCGGATTCCCGGAAGCGCCCGCGTCGGTCGGCTCCCGGTCGTCGAGCGCAATGGCATGATCTTCGCCTGGTACCACGCCGAGGGGGGGGAGCCGACCTTCGAAATCCCGACCGTCGCCGGCTGGGACGAGCCGGGCTGGCTCGGGCGTTGGCTCACGTGGGAGTGGACGGTCAAGACGCATCCCCAGGAGATGGGGGAGAACGGGATCGACTGGCCGCACTTCGATCACGTGCACCACATGCCGGTGCCCGACGATCGATCCTGCGAGTTCCGGGACGGGTCCTTCCTGTGGCAGGTCGGCGGCACGAAGCCCCTCGCCCACCTCGAGGGCGAGGACGAGCTGACCATGCACGGCGAGAACTGGGGCATGGGGTTCAGCTGGCTCCGTCAGGCCGGGCACTACGACACGGTGGTCGCGACCGGACTGACGCCCATCGACGGCGAGACCACGCACGTCCGCATGGGCGTGATCGCGCGGATCGGGGACGCGGAAGAGGACAGCGTCCGCGAGGAGATCCGGACCTACATGGCGGAGCACGCGGTCTTCGCCGAACAGGATTTCGCGATCTGGGAGAACAAGAAATTCCGGGCGCGACCGGGGCTCTGCGAGGACGACGGACCGATCGCCGACTACCGCCGCTGGGCGGCGCAGTTCTACTCGCCGTCGACGGCGATGCCGCCGGGGGAGGGGATCTAG
- a CDS encoding nuclear transport factor 2 family protein, whose translation MDAGEKALAHAEISNVLSLYYQALDRGDLETLERAVIAEDATWILVQLCEAERVVDESTGRDAILAWFRKMLGAGVSMTEGTVRHSLNTHVIEVEGDQARSTSHLTAIETAGMTNVASGYVRAEHVRTGEGWRIRRYEVEETITRKDMDALKATFHASA comes from the coding sequence GTGGACGCGGGCGAAAAGGCGTTGGCCCATGCGGAGATCTCGAACGTGCTCTCCCTCTACTATCAGGCCCTCGATCGCGGGGATCTCGAGACCCTCGAGCGTGCGGTGATCGCGGAGGATGCGACGTGGATACTCGTCCAGCTCTGCGAAGCGGAGCGGGTCGTCGACGAGTCGACGGGTCGGGACGCGATCCTCGCCTGGTTCCGGAAGATGCTCGGGGCCGGGGTCTCGATGACCGAGGGCACCGTGCGCCATTCCCTGAACACGCACGTGATCGAAGTCGAGGGCGACCAGGCGCGCTCGACCAGTCATCTGACGGCGATCGAGACCGCGGGCATGACGAACGTGGCCAGCGGCTACGTGCGTGCGGAGCACGTGCGGACCGGGGAGGGCTGGCGGATCCGGCGCTACGAGGTCGAAGAGACGATCACGCGCAAGGACATGGACGCGCTCAAGGCGACCTTCCACGCGTCGGCCTGA
- a CDS encoding TetR/AcrR family transcriptional regulator has product MAARSTNKPGDAGDDATTRDLIVRTALHGFAEHGFDGASTRSIAQAAGVNQGLIPYYFKTKQALWREAVDLAFTDLHAALGAFEADVGPTPSREDLARLLRRYVEFVAAHPDFVVLMNEEGKRSGPRMRWITDRHVKPLFDTLTRLFDEMREESAFGGGIPGIHFNYIFAGAVGLIFSQAPECRRVSNYDPTTPEAIAAHADALVGLFFGDRNLGRDVG; this is encoded by the coding sequence ATGGCCGCGCGGTCGACGAACAAGCCCGGGGATGCAGGCGACGATGCGACGACGCGGGACCTGATCGTCCGGACGGCGCTCCACGGCTTCGCCGAGCATGGCTTCGACGGGGCCTCGACCCGCTCGATCGCGCAGGCCGCGGGCGTGAACCAGGGACTCATTCCGTACTACTTCAAGACGAAGCAGGCGCTCTGGCGGGAAGCCGTCGACCTGGCGTTCACGGATCTCCACGCGGCCCTCGGGGCCTTCGAGGCCGACGTCGGTCCGACCCCCTCTCGTGAGGATCTCGCGCGCCTGCTGCGCCGCTACGTCGAGTTCGTCGCCGCGCACCCGGACTTCGTCGTCCTGATGAACGAAGAGGGCAAGCGCTCGGGGCCGCGGATGCGCTGGATCACCGATCGCCACGTGAAGCCGCTCTTCGACACGCTGACCCGACTCTTCGACGAGATGCGCGAGGAGAGTGCCTTCGGCGGTGGGATCCCGGGAATCCACTTCAACTACATCTTCGCGGGCGCCGTGGGCCTGATCTTCTCCCAGGCCCCGGAATGCCGACGGGTCTCGAACTACGACCCGACCACCCCCGAGGCGATCGCCGCGCACGCCGACGCCCTCGTCGGCCTCTTCTTCGGCGACCGGAACCTCGGCCGGGATGTCGGATAG
- a CDS encoding SDR family oxidoreductase — translation MGRIEGKVAIVTGAGLGIGRGIAQRYVEEGAKVVIAELSADAGKRTAEELGEAAFFVETDAGDKTSVENLVSATVDQFGTVDILVNNAWGGGRIGRIEQKTEELMNHGLAIGFLGPFWGMNAVHPIMKAKGWGRIINICSLNGVNAHMGTAEYNTSKEALRAATRTAAREWASDGITANVICPAAKSNSFDQTMAAHPELVAAADAANPMGRIGDCYDDIAPVALFLASEDCRYLTGNTLFVDGGSHINGSAWAPDLD, via the coding sequence ATGGGACGCATCGAAGGCAAGGTCGCCATCGTCACGGGAGCCGGACTCGGCATCGGCCGCGGGATCGCCCAGCGCTACGTCGAGGAAGGCGCGAAGGTCGTGATCGCGGAGCTCTCCGCGGACGCGGGCAAGCGGACCGCCGAAGAGCTCGGCGAAGCGGCGTTCTTCGTCGAGACCGACGCCGGGGACAAGACGAGCGTCGAGAACCTGGTGAGCGCGACCGTCGACCAGTTCGGGACCGTCGACATCCTGGTGAACAACGCCTGGGGCGGCGGCCGAATCGGCCGGATCGAGCAGAAGACCGAAGAGCTCATGAACCACGGTCTCGCGATCGGGTTCCTGGGACCCTTCTGGGGCATGAACGCGGTCCACCCGATCATGAAGGCGAAGGGCTGGGGACGGATCATCAACATCTGCTCGCTCAACGGCGTGAACGCGCACATGGGGACCGCCGAGTACAACACGAGCAAGGAGGCCCTCCGCGCCGCCACGCGGACCGCCGCTCGCGAGTGGGCCAGCGACGGGATCACCGCCAACGTGATCTGCCCCGCGGCGAAGTCGAACTCCTTCGACCAGACGATGGCGGCCCACCCCGAGCTCGTCGCGGCGGCGGACGCCGCCAACCCGATGGGGCGGATCGGCGACTGCTACGACGACATCGCGCCGGTCGCCCTCTTCCTGGCGAGCGAGGACTGTCGCTACCTGACCGGCAATACCCTCTTCGTCGACGGCGGCTCCCACATCAACGGCTCCGCCTGGGCCCCGGATCTGGACTGA